DNA from Branchiostoma lanceolatum isolate klBraLanc5 chromosome 6, klBraLanc5.hap2, whole genome shotgun sequence:
ATGGAGGCCGTGGACTGGCTATGCTCAGTAGAAGAATAGAAGAGGCAGGAAACACTCTTACGGAATAGGAATGTTTATCACAAGCTTGACTACCCAAGGCGGTATACAATGTATCCCTATAGGCTCCTTGGAATACCTGTATATATACGGTTAATATTCTTTCCCACGATATCGACAGACACATTATTACGTCATTGGCGGTAACTTTTACTTTGTTCTCTAGCCATTCTCGGACCGGTTAACCAGGAAGAGAAAAGGAAGCCGTTTTAATCCCAGGTTTGCCCGGTGGCGATAAGTAACTGTTGGTGGGATTAACTCGGATAATCCCGTCAGCTTTTCCAAAACATCCCGGATAGCAGTGTGGTCACTTTGAAGCCGAAAAGGCTACAGCCGGATTCGAACGCTTGTGACTTCTTTACGCACTAGATGTGTCTATAGCGAATGGGCCACCCAATACTTCCTCATGTATTGTAGGGCTTCTAGTCCTCcagtcgatatgcaatgggccACATGACACTTCCTCATCCAAATGCAGGCTTCTCATCTCTAACCAGATAAGAAGGTGGAAGATCGTCAAGTTTTTAGACTGTCGGGTTTTTCTGGCAGAACCCACCCTAAATTCTttttgtcatgaaaaaataGAGAGCGTTAGAATATTTCAccctcacatctgctttgagattagaaACGCAGCTGAGTGCTCGACCTTTCAGCTCACTGGGAAGGTCGCAAGCCAACGGACCACACCTGCTACCTCATTAGAAATGCATTGCCCCCATCGTCCTCAAGTGTGGAAGATGACTTTCTAAGCTTAAAGCGAccggacacacacatgcattgCTTCCATGATAGCATTTAAAGTGTTAGATATTACTTTCTAGATATTAAGAGACCGGTGTTCAATATATTACGCAGGTCCATCCCGTTCATAAACTCCCCGCCGACACCATGAGTGTATGCGGAACTATATCTTCTGACCCTTTCCATTGTGGGCATTGTCCTTATCCTTATATATAGTGATCCGGTCACAATGTGACGTTATATAAGAACGAAGCGACCCCAGAAATGACCGGTCTATAGCCTGATAGCATATGTTAGGTTGAGAGGCCCACTTTTCTGTCATGACAGGCCTCAATCcctctattctccaagcagaggtttcggtgtgtgtgtgtgcgggggggggggattagtTTAGCCTAACTAAATCAAGCCGTATATAGATGATCTGTTAACAACATTCCCAACTCAAATTCTACCAGCaagaaaaatcaacataaaTCCAACACAACTTTATTTGATGATGTGAATGGCTTGACATTAACAAACATATGTCAAAACATACCCTAAGTCAGTGGCATTCCATGTATATAAAGTACATATTACTGTTACTGCCAGTGACAGTCATGTATACATAGAAGTATACGAAAGAATATCATACACGTACTGGATTGaaaaagagatacatgtatcatcaaaaTGTTAgatgataaatgaaaaaaaaatcactttgctatataacataatatgatatgatataacgtATAATATAATAAGCAATCAAAGTAGATGTAAACCAGTTTACAAATCAACATGCTTGATCACAAAACCACTTCACATGCTGCAATGTCACTATCAATACAAAGGAAAAGCCATAACGGCTAACTAGAAATGAACTTACTGATAATACATTTCTGAACCTAGCCAACACTGTTAAACTACAACAACATTACTAGCACTACTGTTCTTGAGAACAAGAGGAAAGCCATAACATGCAAGTATGGAATCGAAGAATCGAAACGGCCTTGCTGATAATACCTTTCTAATCAAACCCAACTTATAGTTTTTAATAACTAACTATAACCTGACATACTATCACTACTTTTCTTGACAACAAGAGAAAGGCCGTAACGACCGGCCAACTACAGAAATTGAACAATCGAAACAACCTTGCCGATAACATGTTTCTGAACAAACCCAACACTCTcagggtgatgatgatgaagtgttGATAGCTTACTACATCACAATCGCTATGCTATACTATTGAAACAAGTGTTGATATCTAGAACATTGATATCACTATAGTATAGCAACAAGTGTTGATAACTAACTAAATCACTATCATTATACTAAAGTATTGACAACTATAACATAAATATCAGTAACAAGTGTTGATAACTGTAACATTACTACCACTTTAGTATAGTAACAATTGTTGATAACTAACTAAATCACTATCACTATAGTAACAAGAAACCAAactagatagattgatagagtGGCATACAAAATGGACTCCAAGTCTCATCCTGAAACTaaggaaatgttgaaaaaaataacTAGAAAGGAATATGACTCTAGATGGGAGTCCATATGTCAAGTCTTTCTCTCCATCAAGCGGACTTAACTAACTGTTGACCTCCTCACAGTGAAGTCAATGAACACTTCCTCTTTTATTTGCACCTCCTTTGAGCCTGAAAGATCACCCTTCATCTGCTTCTATTCTGAGTTGATGGATTtcttatgtttttttgttttttttcttcactcaTCTGTCCAAATGACCAATCTGGTAGCTGTACTCCAGGCATCTCCAGAGATTTTACTCATGGCTCCGCATGTGTCTTTTAAGACTACTttgctgactgaactgcctgctgcactcctcacacttgtagggcttctcaccagtgtgagtccgcatgtgtcccTTCAGACTACTCAGCAGACTGAACTGtttactgcactcctcacatctgtagggtttctcaccagtgtgagtccggaTGTGTCTCTTTAGATGGCCCAGCAGACTGAACTGcctactgcactcctcacatctgtatggtttctccccagtgtgagtccgcatgtgtttctttagatcATCCAGCAGACTGAACTgcctgttgcactcctcacacttgtagggcttctcaccagtgtgagtctgcatgtgagtcttcagattactcagctgactgaactgcttgctgcactcctcacacttgtagggcttctcaccagtgtgagtccgcatgtgagtcttcagattactcagcagactgaactgtttgccgcactcctcacactggtagggtttctcccctgtgtgagtccgcatgtgagtcttcagatgatCCAGCTTactgaactgtttgccgcactcctcacatctgtagggtttctcccctgtgtgagattgaatgtgtctctttagatgggccagctgactgaactgcttactgcactcctcacatctgtagggtttctcccctgtgtgagattgaatgtgtctctttagatgggccagctgactgaactgcctactgcactcctcacatctgtatggtttctccccagtgtgagtccgcatgtgtttctttagatcATCCAGCAGACTGAACTgcctgttgcactcctcacacttgtagggcttctcaccagtgtgagtccgcatgtgagtcttcagattactcagcagactgaactgtttgccgcactcctcacactggtagggtttctcccctgtgtgagtccggatgtgtttcttcagatgatCCAGCTTactgaactgtttgccgcactcctcacatctgtagggtttctcccctgtgtgagattgaatgtgtctctttagatgggccagctgactgaactgcttactgcactcctcacatctgtagggtttctcccctgtgtgagattgaatgtgtctctttagatgggccagctgactgaactgcttactgcactcctcacatctgtagggtttctcccctgtgtgcgTTCGCTGGTGTCTCTTCAGGTCACCAAGTGAGCCAGACTGCCcactacactcctcacacctgtaggattTCATGCTTGCACGTTTGCCAGCAACCCTTTTCACTTCTCTTCTGTAGTCACCTGAGCTTTTGCTATTCGCCGCCATACCAACAGTTAAAGACACTCCTGCAACGGTAACAACAAGGctatcagagatagcagacttcaccccgcACAAagaatgcacagtaactgttgcacagaaacacatacaggcagacagacaagccaaaaaaaTCATACTTCGAAGCTACAACGCCCGCCATCTTACAACGTAACAAGCTTATCTATAGCACGACATATGATGAAATTTCTTGTCGGTCTTTATCTTGACAACGCCAAAATGAGTTAACATAACCTGTGAGGCGGACCTTTCCTTTTGTTTGGTTTACCTCCAACTCCTTGTCTCTCAGGTTCAACCATGGCTAAACCACCTTTGCGGCCTTTGAAGTATacgacgccccccccccccccccgacacaaTCCAGAATTTTCCATCCGCCACTCTCGTGTTCTTCTGTCAGCCGTCAACTCAACCCCTACATTTTTGCGACTTCTGAGCCGTAACTTTCCACAAAACCAATCAAACTACACATCAAATTGGTCCCTAGAATGTCTGTCTTCTCATATCCAAAGGATGAACGGCCAGCTTTATGAATTATACAAGATTTTTAGGAAAGAAAACTTTCTTACCAGGCCGATCCACTTTCCTGCCGCCGAAATTCTCTGCCGTCTCTCGTGGATGAGTCTTCTCGCCGAAAATACCCGAATAACTCCTTATATAGGCAGGGAAACCCTCCGGAAATGTCCGAATAAGGACCGCTCTGAAATCCGACAATGCACGGAAACATCCGAATATGTGGACCGAACCGAATTCCGACCCAGTACGAAAATATCCGAATGTGGGCCGAAGTGACCTCCGTCCCGGCACGGAAAAACCCGAATGTGGACCGAACCGAATATGAACAAAGTCAAAGTATAACATGTTACAAAAGTAAGTCAGGACTTTAGGCTATTTTAAGGGAACAGGGTGAAAGTAGCTACAGAAATCTTCATGCAGACGTGTGGtgttttcaacttcaacttatttgaTTGACGTACGCTTGTTCAGACCATTGTACTTATTAGCCTTATTAGTGCCTGATGGCACGTTTTCCTTTATTATAttgaaaagttttattgcaaattcctgcccgtaggctaattgcaagtacatgtacatgtaacacggagtggacggacagacaataatgaacagtataacaaatgtctactctagtcttaactactgccactaagttctaacttattgggttcgacttctttttccgagactgtggaagacgaatgatcccactttttctgtgatatgtgggttttgtgatgttaagaggagagtagttttcttttcgtctgaaaacgtggagaaattaggatgaaatatggtggcctctttaaacagctcatttctttcgttgtcgtagaatgggcaacttgtcataaaatgtatttcgtcttccaccttgtttgacatacagtatttacaagttctttggcacacaggtaagttcttgtaccgccctttctcaatttcaagggggtgggcactaattctaattttgctaattgcagagcgtaaatcgaagttatctaattctaaatatttttccatggtataagttgttttgcatgtcttataaaaccttagcttgccagtatcaatactcaaattgtgacagaaagtttgaatatacgtattggtaattctggaccttaacATAGTACATACTGACTTGATATCGCAGGATGAACtgcaagaatagaacagataggAGTATCCACTATGGTCTAAAATTTCTTTTACACGTTGTAACAGGGTTTTTCTACGACTAGTTGTAATAGAGTTACGTTGGAACAAGAGAGCGTCAACTTGTAATGGGTGTCTCTCATTATCCATCTGTAACAAGCGCAGCCAATAATGAATCACACGTACAGATATATCTAAGTCTAGAGGAAATCTACCAAGTTCTGCTCTAGAGGCTAAATTACtacagtttctgaaaaccccaagTATATTTTTGCAAAATCGTTGTTGAACGTTATatcatagtatagtatagtacatgtatatatgtctttCAGCCCAGTACGCTTTTTTTTACAGGTTGGCTACGGTAATAAACAGTGATATAGCTCGCTACGCCGCACTGAAAAAGGTATGCGGACTCTCCTAAACGTAACGTATTGGCGTGGATGCTAgcaagaaggtcacaatcttcccatccAACCTGTGCTTGGAGATTTCTAAACGTGTTAAAGATGACTTTCCAAATCTAAAGCGATTGGTGTTCAATTTAATCCACAGGTCCATTGCATTAACGAACTACCGGCCGTCACCACGAGTGTATgcggtactacatgtatatgtcctaTATCTTATAACCCTGCCCAGGGTGGGTATTGTCCGGAGTGACCCCCGCACAATGGGACGTGCTGACCCCAGAAATGACCAGTCTGttgcataatctccaagcagatgttggggtgagatattgaattttctttttttctgacagtACTAGTCCTCTGccattctctccaagcagagggtgcTAGAAAGACAATCTTCTCAtccagcctctgcttggagattactaaatGTACTAAAGATGACTTTCCAAATCTAAAGCGACTGGTTTTCAATTCAGTGCACTGTTCCATCTCGTTAATGAACTACCGGCCGTCACCATGAGTGTAAGCGGCACTATATCTTATAACCCTGCCCAGGGCGGGCATCGTCCGGAGTGACCCCCGCACAATAAGACGTGCTGACCCCAGAAATGACCAGTCTGTTgcctcatctccaagcagatgttggggttggGATTTCATTACGCTTTATAACCAATTGGCTTTTTCTAACAGTCCTATAAGGCTATATCATGCACTACATGCATCTCGTCGGTCGGTGAGAAAATGTTGCGATTTCCgtccccgacatctgcttggagattgatgtAAGTCTTCAACCATGATTCTTAAAAAGTGTTGAATATGACTTTCCAAATTTGTCGCTCCTTCGAATTCCCGTTAATGAACTACCGGCCGTCACCACGAGTGTATGCGTTACTATATCTTAAAACCCTGGTATTGTCCGGAGTGACCCCGCGCACAATGGGAAGTGCTGACCCCAGAAATGACCAGTCTGTTgcctcatctccaagcagatgttggggtgagaAAAAACTGagatattgaattttctttttttgacaGTACTAGTCCTCTGccattctctccaagcagagggtgcTAGAAAGACAATCTTCTCAtccagcctctgcttggagattactaaatGTACTAAAGATGACTTTCCAAATCTAAAGCGACTGGTTTTCAATTCAATGCACTGTTCCATCTCGTTAATGAACTCCCCGCCGTCACCATGGGTGTAAGCGGTACTATATCTTATAACCCTGTCCAGTGTGGCCATTGTCCGGAGTGACCCCCGCACAATGGGACGTGCTGACCCCAGAAATGACCGGTCTGTTGCCCACAAATCGCCCACATGGCGGCCGGACGCGCCTCGCAGGGCACAAAGAAACGTCCGGAGCGAAAATCAATTATTCTGTCACATCTGCTCCGACTTCGGAGAAAACcagttttctttcctttctctctttattctatttcatctaCTTATAATAGATTCAGTTGAAGACATTGAGGGAAAGGCAAGGGTCTTCATAGAGATATGATATAAAGCTTCGTACAGAAAACGTAGTCAAtataaacaagattggcaacataaaaagatgttgccaagGCGAAGggggtctctgttaacgtttttgtttttaacccacatgcaaataaggacctcgcataagcggcataaatcatatcagacGATCACCTTCTCtgccaaaataacacaagttgtccaatgtatgaaaatcttgttttcacaaaaaaagatatcgtaccatttccttataaattatgtaaatgaggccctctatgcaagatttgtgtctaatattggccacatttacttaacttccaaataatgcaaaaatgaaatccccatcatttaccactatggatttatagtattttgtcattaattatgcaaattaagtatcaatttgcataattgatatctattgatattcatctctttctcagttacatatgtcatgtgtttgagagtcctataatagaatgcagctgatttattaactgtcctcattgattatgcaaatcagatattgatttgcataattggcatatgattatgtaaatcatcacttaagctatctacacaccaaaaattatgatgatccgtcatccccttcttgcgttattctctttcaaagtttgagtcaaacagctcctgcagttccaaaacaagccgctagggggtcaaaatctacaggacatattttcctaacaaagagctatccaccacttaaaaattatgactatagcatgttcagaagatgaGAATTGAAAactgaaagttcccctgcagtaccatagaaagtcgctagctatagggggcccaaaatccaatcattacaaggtctcccacagacctacccacctacaaaatatgaagacaatacatccaggccttcttgagttatcatcccatggactttcacattcctgtacaattcctagaattcttgcaatctgcacacaatatagtagaaatttggctcgcccctgaggcgtcgccaaaaatatacTCTAGTCTACCCTTTTACTCTTGTTCTATTTCTTCACAAATATTCCTATTTTTTAGTCTGTTCCAAGACTAACACCCGATGGTGACCAGACAGAAATTCTTTTCCTAGATCTTGTGAGAAGATCTAGACAAGACGGTGCCGCGTTTTCCTATGACTATGAGTTGcgcagtataattctcccaccaCAAGAGTCGGTTGCCATGGAGACCGCTTGCAAGTGAGTCACCAACGGCACAAAACAAGATAAATGTCCATCATGTCACCGTTTCCTTCTTATTCTCTCTAGAAAACATTCGACGATTTCTCAGGAAGAGAGATCGGTGGCAAACTAGTATTTATGTAAACTATGCACCTCTCAGTGTGTCACTACCCTACCGGTGTAACACACAATAATGGAGGAATAATTCCGCCCCTCCCTGCGCCCACCCATTGCTAATAATAGAGGACTCTATCCATGTATTTATATAGTGCCCCTGTAGGGCGATCGGTGTGGTTTCTGAAAGGGACTGCAattcaagcgtcaaacctctgcacgttaaagaacccaacacacgtatcgagaagagtaggggtgacacGGTGTCTTTGGGACATTCCTGAATCCTGGCTCATGCATTTTCCCGTCATGACAAGCAACCAATATACGATGAGTTTTATTTCCAAGTTCTTGTTCGGGGGCTAATTTCAACCGTAACAGTATTTAGGAaaatacagacagtgcaagagAACAATGGCGACACGTGGAATAAGGGACTATTCTATTATTAAGAACTACTACAATCTAGTCTTCGGGTGTTTGACTTCCTTTTTGAAATGCTGTATATAGTATCTCTGTGCTGACCCCTGGATAATAGCGGACACCATCcaaaaaaatcatcattaaTGTCCGGCCACTGAATGTGTTTTGATGGCGACTCGGCTCATAGATCTATACTAAGCACAATTTAAATCTTTCTTTGGGAGGGGGGGACTTCCTTTTTGGACATCCctgctcagatgtcggcggatttagCAGATGTCTGGGAAAACTGTGTATAAATTGGTCCATGCACATTCAAACTTTCTTCCATGATTTGTCTATTGATACTGGTAAGCTGAGATTTTATAAGTACAGTACTAGTTTATATAGCTCAGTGCGACCACGTCGATAATAGGCCTTTAGCGGACTCCAGGGGACTCCATCCATGTATCTCCATTACTGTTCGGCCCCTGAATGTGTTTTTGATGGCAGCGCGGCCCATGGTTCCTTACCCTCGCAGCGGGGAGGGACCAACAACAGATGGATCCACGGACGGCTCGGACAAAAACTCACCGAGATATCAGAGACACTAGAATGTAGTCTACGTCACTCCATTGGCGAAACAAAATGGATGAATAAGAAAAGGAACGTATGAGTGGCGGTGGAATTCTTGCACGAAATGAGAAGGGGTCCTTAGACATTAGATAAgctatatctatttatttatctatctgtatctatctgttTTACAGCTGAGAGAAAGAAGTTGAACATCATACAGTgtaccatgcccgtagccaggattttgaatgggggggttctttttaatttttaagggaccagcgagcgccgtaggcgcgagcttcctaggggggtccgggggtatgccccccgggaaagtttaaaatttgaaccttctgatatggcatttcctgtgtttttgagaggatttaaaaggaagaaatcagagacaaagttagcagtttttctaggatttcagctccgttggtgatacaaatagaccCACCTTTAAAAaaaccttggacgttaaaaagtggacccttgagcgtttcaatttctaagaattgaaccttctgaaagggcatttcctgtgtttttgagagaatttcagaggaaaaatcagagacaaagttttttctaggatcctagcctcagtggcattgctggtgatacaaataagtccaccttgaaaaaaatcttgaacattaaaaagtggaccttcaagcctgtgaaagtggaccttcaagccagtccgaaccccccgaccccccccccccctggctacgggcatgtgtACATATGTCAGTCCTTGTAGTTGTAGTAAGATATCACGGAGACATCAGAGCCACAAGAATGTAGTCTACGCTGCACTCCATTGGCGGCTGCAAAAATGATACAACATGGATGAATAAGAAAATGAACGGATGAGTGGCAGAAGAATTCATCCCGGCCAAAGGAGTAGGGTAGCCTGGAGcctagcctctactaggctctgCGGATGGCTGGCAAAATGCTATCCTAGAGCTAGatctaggatggcatattggaccctttctccatagccgactccctcaGCATAATATTCCCTttattcggccaatttctactatttttccagctatccgcggagcctggtagaggctacctggAGCCCAGCCTTTGAAGTTCGCTGCCAACGTCGCCAGCCGccaagaaggctggactccaggctaggagTAGGGCTCCTTGGACAAATTGATATTCATTTTACATTTAGATAAGCCAT
Protein-coding regions in this window:
- the LOC136436129 gene encoding zinc finger protein 678-like; protein product: MLYFDFVHIRFGPHSGFSVPGRRSLRPTFGYFRTGSEFGSVHIFGCFRALSDFRAVLIRTFPEGFPAYIRSYSGIFGEKTHPRETAENFGGRKVDRPGVSLTVGMAANSKSSGDYRREVKRVAGKRASMKSYRCEECSGQSGSLGDLKRHQRTHTGEKPYRCEECSKQFSQLAHLKRHIQSHTGEKPYRCEECSKQFSQLAHLKRHIQSHTGEKPYRCEECGKQFSKLDHLKKHIRTHTGEKPYQCEECGKQFSLLSNLKTHMRTHTGEKPYKCEECNRQFSLLDDLKKHMRTHTGEKPYRCEECSRQFSQLAHLKRHIQSHTGEKPYRCEECSKQFSQLAHLKRHIQSHTGEKPYRCEECGKQFSKLDHLKTHMRTHTGEKPYQCEECGKQFSLLSNLKTHMRTHTGEKPYKCEECSKQFSQLSNLKTHMQTHTGEKPYKCEECNRQFSLLDDLKKHMRTHTGEKPYRCEECSRQFSLLGHLKRHIRTHTGEKPYRCEECSKQFSLLSSLKGHMRTHTGEKPYKCEECSRQFSQQSSLKRHMRSHE